A segment of the Streptomyces pactum genome:
ACATGGAGTTCTACGGACCGGCCGAACTGGAACGCGTCATCCACCGCTCGGCGGGCCTGCTCGACGTCGAGATCGACACCGCCGGCGCCGCCGAGATCGCCGGCCGCTCCCGCGGCACCCCCCGCATCGCCAACCGGCTGCTGCGCCGGGTCCGGGACTACGCGCAGGTCAAGGCCGACGGCCTGGTCACCCAGGAGATCGCCGCGGCCGCCCTCGCGGTCTACGAGGTCGACGCCCGCGGCCTGGACCGGCTGGACCGTGGCGTGCTGGAGGCCCTGCTCAAGCTGTTCGGCGGCGGTCCCGTCGGCCTGTCCACGCTCGCCGTCGCCGTGGGGGAGGAGCGTGAGACAGTGGAAGAGGTCGCCGAACCCTTCCTGGTAAGGGAGGGGCTGCTCGCCCGCACCCCGCGCGGACGCGTGGCGACCCCGGCCGCATGGGCGCATCTCGGCCTCACCCCGCCGCGTTCGCAAGGTTCCGGAAACGGACAACAGGACTTGTTCGGGGCGTGACGGCACCGTCACGAAGAGGACATTCGCCGGAGCAGGAACCCCGGTGCCATGCTGAGCGTTGTTCCATGCGCGCGGACTCGCTTAGACTCCGCCGATGCCGCCCTTGTCGGCGGCGCACACACCCCCAACCATCAGGCCGCTCACCATCGCGGTCGTGTGAAGGAAGTACCGACCCGTGAGTCTCGTGACCCTCCTCCCGTTCATCGTGCTCATCGGGGCCATGTTCCTGATGACCCGGTCGGCGAAGAAGAAGCAGCAGCAGGCCGCCGACATGCGGAACCAGATGCAGCCCGGTTCCGGAGTCCGCACCATCGGGGGCATGTACGCCACGGTCAAGGAGGTCAGCGAGGACACGGTCCTCCTCGACGCCGGTCCGGGCGTCGAGCTGCTCTTCGCCAAGAGCTCCATCGGTGCCGTCCTGACCGACGACGAGTACAACCGCATCGTCCACGGCATCGAGCACGACCTGAAGTCCGACGCCGACGTCGTCCCGGACGACGCCTCCTCCCTCACCGAGACCGACGCCTCCGCCGACGACGCTGCCGCCGCCTCCGACGGCAAGTCCGTCGACCTCGGCAAGAAGGACGCGACCGACGAGCCGGCCGACGAGCCGACCGCCGGGGCCGCGTCCGCCGAGGCGAAGACGGACGAGCAGCCCAAGAAGTCCGACGGCGGTTCCGAGGCGAAGTAGCCGTGCTCCGGGGTGCGCGGGTCGTTCCCGCGCGCCCCGTGTGATGCGCGGCTCGCACGGATCCGGACACCATGTGATGGCCGCCGGTGACGCCTACCCGGCGCGAAGCGGCCCGAGAGGGAGTACGCAAAGGTGGTAGCACCTAAAAAGGGAAAGAATGCGAGCGCTCAGAGTAAGCCCGGGCGCTCGCTGGCCCTGATTCTGATCGCCATCGTGGCGCTCACCGGAGGCATGTTCGCCTCCGGACACACGACTCCGCGTCTCGGGATCGACCTGGCCGGCGGCACGAGCATCACGCTCCGGGCGGTTCCGGAGGCCGGCCAGGAGTCGGCGATCAACAAGACCAACATGGACACGGCCGTCGAGATCATGGAGCGCCGTGTCAACGGCCTCGGTGTGCAGGAGGCCGAGGTCCAGACCCAGGGCGACCGGAACATCATCGTCAACATCCCCAAGGGGACGGACTCCAAGGAAGCCCGGGAGCAGGTCGGCACCACCGCGAAGCTCTACTTCCGCCCGGTCCTCGCCACCGAGCTCTCCGGTGCCGCCGCGACGGGCAGCCCCTCGCCGAGCGCCACCGGCGGCGCCTCGGACAAGGCGACCGACAAGGCGACGGACAAGGCCACCGACGGGGACGAGGCGAGCAGCTCGCCGTCCGGCTCCCCGTCGGCGAGCGCCACCACCCAGGGCCGTGCCGCCACCGACGCCCTGAAGGCCGACCCCAGCCCGTCCGCCACCGCCTCCGACGGCGCCTCCCCGTCCCCGAGCGCCAGTGCTGGCGGCGACGACGCCGCCGCCAAGCTCCAGGCCCAGTACGCCGCGCTCGACTGCACCGTCGAGGCCGACCGCGCCAAGGCCGGCGACGGCGCCAAGCCGGGCGACTCCATGGTGGCCTGCGGCCAGAACTCGCAGGGTCAGTGGCAGAAGTACATCCTCGGCCCGGCCGCGGTCGACGGCACGGACGTCGACAAGGCCGAGGCGGTCTTCAACACCCAGACCGCGGCCGGCTGGACCGTCACGATGAAGTTCACGGACGACGGCGCCAAGAAGTTCGCCGACATCACCGGCAAGCTGGCGCAGAACCAGTCCCCGCAGAACCAGTTCGCCATCGTCCTGGACAACGAGGTCGTCTCCGACCCCTACGTCAGCCAGGCACTGACCGGCGGCAGCGCGGAGATCTCCGGCAGCTTCACGCAGGAGGAGGCCCAGGGCCTCGCCAACATGCTGTCCTACGGCGCTCTGCCGCTGACCTTCAAGGAGGACAGCGTCACCACCGTCACCGCCGCGCTCGGTGGTGACCAGCTCCGGGCCGGTCTGATCGCCGGTGCGATCGGCCTCGCCCTGGTCGTCCTCTACCTGCTGTTCTACTACCGCGGGCTGTCGTTCATCGCCGTGGCCTCGCTGCTGGTCTCCGCCGCCCTCACGTACGTGATCATGTCGCTGCTGGGCCCGGCCATCGGCTTCGCCCTGAACCTGCCGGCCGTCTGCGGCGCCATCGTCGCCATCGGTATCACGGCGGACTCGTTCATCGTGTACTTCGAACGCGTCCGCGACGAGATCCGCGAAGGCCGCTCGCTGCGCCCCGCGGTCGAACGCGGCTGGCCGCGCGCCCGGCGCACCATCCTGGTCTCCGACTTCGTGTCGTTCCTCGCCGCCGCGGTGCTCTTCGTCGTCACCGTCGGCAAGGTCCAGGGCTTCGCGTTCACCCTGGGACTGACCACGCTGCTCGACGTGGTGGTGGTGTTCCTCTTCACCAAGCCGCTGCTGACGCTGATGGCCCGCCGGAAGTTCTTCGCGAACGGGCACAAGTGGTCCGGCCTCGACCCGAAGAGCCTGGGCGCCAAGCCGCCGCTGCGCCGCACGCGCCGTCCCGCCCGTCCCGCCGGCCATGTCGACCCGAAGGAGGCGTGAGATGGGAAAGCTCGGCAACCTCGGCGCCCGACTGCACCATGGTGAGATCGGTTACGACTTCGTCAAGAACCGCAAGCTCTGGTACGGCATCTCCATCCTGATCACCATCACGGCCATCGTCGGCCTGGCGGTGCGCGGTCTGCACATGGGCATCGAGTTCCAGGGCGGCGCGGTCTTCACCACCCCCAAGAACATGAGCGCCTCGGTGGCTCAGGCGGAGGACTACGCGGAAGAGGCCTCCGGCCACGAAGCGATCGTCCAGAAGCTGGGCGACGGCAGCCTGCGCATCCAGATCGGCGGCACCGACACCGCGCAGTCGGACCGGATCAAGGAAGATCTCGCCGACGATCTGAACGTGGACGCCGAGAAGATCAACGCCGACCTGGTCGGCCCCAGTTGGGGTGACCAGATCGCGAACAAGGCCTGGCAGGGCCTCGGGATCTTCATGGTGCTGGTGGTGATCTATCTGGCGATCGCGTTCGAGTGGCGCATGGCACTCGCCGCCTTCGTCGCGCTGATCCACGACATCACCATCACGGTCGGCATCTACGCCCTCGTCGGTTTCGAGGTCACTCCCGGCACGGTGATCGGTCTGCTCACGATCCTCGGTTACTCGCTGTACGACACGGTCGTCGTCTTCGACAGCCTCAAGGAACAGACGAGAGACATCACCAAGCAGACCCGCTGGACCTACGGCGAGATCGCCAACCGTTCGATCAACAGCACCCTGGTCCGCTCCATCAACACCACGGTGGTCGCCCTGCTGCCGGTGGCCGGTCTGCTCTTCATCGGCGGCGGTGTCCTCGGCGCCGGCATGCTCAACGACATCTCGCTGTCGCTGTTCGTCGGTCTCGCCGCGGGCGCGTACTCGTCGATCTTCATCGCCACGCCGCTCGTCGCCGACCTCAAGGAGGCCGAGCCGGAGATGAAGGCGCTGAAGAAGCGCGTCCTCGCCAAGCGCGCCCAGGCCGCGGCCAAGGGCGAGCCGGCGGAGAACGCCGTCGACGAGGAGCGGTACGCCGACGACGAGGACGACGAGGCCGAGGACGCGGCGCCCGCGGTGGTCGGCCCCCGCAGCCGGCCCGCGTCCCGCAACAGGGGCCGCGGCCGACCCTCGGGGAAGCGCCGATGACCGAGACGACCGACATCACGGAGCTGCTGCTCAGCCGCATCCGGGATGTGGCCGACTACCCGGAGCCGGGCGTGGTGTTCAAGGACATCACCCCGCTCCTGGCCGACCCGGCCGCGTTCACCGCCCTGACCGGCGCGCTCGCCGAGGTCGCCGAGCACACCGGCGCCACCAAGGTCGTCGGTCTGGAGGCCCGCGGCTTCATCCTCGGCGCCCCGGTGGCCCTGAGCGCCGGCCTCGGCTTCATCCCCGTGCGCAAGGCGGGCAAGCTCCCCGGAGCCACCCTCAGCCAGGCGTACGACCTGGAGTACGGCTCGGCCGAGATCGAGGTGCACGCCGAGGACCTCACCGCCGGGGACCGCGTGCTGGTCGTCGACGACGTCCTGGCCACGGGCGGCACCGCCGAGGCCTCGCTGGAGCTCATCAGGCGGGCCGGCGCGCAGGTGGCCGGCCTCGCCGTCCTGATGGAGCTGGGCTTCCTCGGCGGGCGGGCCCGTCTGGAGCCGGCCCTGGCCGGGGCACCGCTGCGGGCGCTGCTCACGGTCTGACGGCTCTCGTCGCACAGCGGAGGCGGGCCCGGAGGAATCCGGCGCCCGCCTCAGGCGTATCCCGGGTTGACGGCCCTCACAGTGGCCGGAAGGCAATCCCCGGGTGCAGGATCGCTACCATGGGGTTTCCGGAGCCTGACCGGGGGACCCGGATCGCGCACGAGGAGTCCTCTTGCCAGACGAGGCCCAGCCACTGACCGCCGCAAAGCCCGAGTCCGCCTCGGCGCCCGCGGCGAAGCCCGCGCCCAGTTCGCCGCAGGCGAAGAACGACACCCGCGGGCCGATTCAGCACGCCCCGTCCGCGCCCGTCGACAAGCCGGCCGACCAGCAGCCGCTTCCCAAGCCCATCCCGCCCGAGCGCGACCGGAACGCGCCCGTGGTCCGCACGCCGTCCGGACAGCCCGCGCGCTCCGGCTCCTCCAACCGCGTCCGCGCCCGCCTCGCCCGCCTCGGCGTGCAGCGCGCGAACCCGTACAACCCGGTCCTGGAGCCGCTGCTGCGGATAGTCCGCAGCAACGACCCCAAGATCGAGACGGCCACCCTGCGCCAGATCGAACGCGCCTACCAGGTCGCCGAACGCTGGCACCGCGGGCAGAAGCGCAAGAGCGGCGACCCGTACATCACGCATCCGCTCGCCGTCACCACCATCCTCGCCGAGCTGGGCATGGACCCGGCCACGCTGATGGCCGGCCTGCTGCACGACACCGTCGAGGACACCGAGTACGGCCTGGAGGACCTGCGCCGCGACTTCGGCGACGTGGTCACCCTCCTCGTCGACGGCGTCACCAAGCTCGACAAGGTCAAGTTCGGCGAGGCCGCCCAGGCCGAGACCGTGCGCAAGATGGTCGTCGCCATGGCCAAGGACCCCCGAGTCCTGGTCATCAAGCTCGCCGACCGCCTGCACAACATGCGCACCATGCGCTACCTCAAGCGCGAGAAGCAGGAGAAGAAGGCGCGCGAGACCCTGGAGATCTACGCGCCGCTCGCCCACCGGCTGGGCATGAACACCATCAAGTGGGAGCTGGAGGACCTCGCCTTCGCGATCCTCTACCCCAAGATGTACGACGAGATCGTCCGCCTGGTCGCCGAGCGCGCACCCAAGCGCGACGAGTACCTCGCGATCGTGACCGACGAGGTCCAACAGGACCTGCGCGCCGCCCGCATCAAGGCGACCGTCACCGGCCGCCCGAAGCACTACTACAGCGTCTACCAGAAGATGATCGTCCGCGGCCGCGACTTCGCGGAGATCTACGACCTGGTGGGCATCCGCGTCCTCGTGGACACCGTCCGCGACTGCTACGCGGCGCTCGGCACCGTGCACGCGCGCTGGAACCCGGTCCCCGGCCGGTTCAAGGACTACATCGCGATGCCCAAGTTCAACATGTACCAGTCGCTGCACACGACGGTCATCGGACCCAACGGCAAGCCGGTCGAACTGCAGATCCGCACCTTCGACATGCACCGCCGCGCGGAGTACGGCATCGCCGCGCACTGGAAGTACAAGCAGGAGGCCGTCGCCGGCGCCTCCAAGGTGCGCACCGACGCGCCCAGGTCGTCCGGCAAGGGCAAGGACGACCACCTCAACGACATGGCGTGGCTGCGGCAACTGCTGGACTGGCAGAAGGAGACCGAGGACCCGGGCGAGTTCCTGGAGTCCCTGCGCTTCGACCTCTCCCGCAACGAGGTCTTCGTCTTCACTCCCAAGGGCGACGTCATAGCGCTGCCCGCGAGTGCCACCCCCGTCGACTTCGCGTACGCGGTGCACACCGAGGTCGGCCACCGCACCATAGGGGCACGGGTCAACGGCCGCCTCGTCCCGCTGGAGTCCACCCTGGACAACGGCGACCTGGTGGAGGTCTTCACCTCCAAGGCGGCCGGCGCGGGCCCCTCCCGCGACTGGCTCGGCTTCGTGAAGTCGCCGCGCGCCCGCAACAAGATCCGCGCCTGGTTCTCCAAGGAACGCCGCGACGAGGCGATCGAGCAGGGCAAGGACGCCATCGTCCGCGCCATGCGCAAGCAGAACCTGCCGATCCAGCGCATCCTGACCGGCGACTCCCTGGTCACGCTCGCCCACGAGATGCGCTACTCGGACATCTCCGCGCTGTACGCGGCGATCGGCGAGGGCCATGTCTCCGCGCAGAACATCGTGCAGAAGCTGGTGCAGGCGCTCGGCGGCGAGGAGGCCGCCACCGAGGAGATCGACGAGTCGGTCCCGCCGTCCCACGGTCGCGGCCGCAAACGCCGGACCAACGCCGACCCCGGCGTCGTGGTCAAGGGCGTCGAGGACGTGTGGATCAAGCTGGCCCGCTGCTGTACGCCGGTCCCCGGGGACCCCATCATCGGTTTCGTCACCCGCGGCAGCGGCGTGTCCGTTCACCGCAGTGACTGTGTGAACGTGGACTCGCTCTCCCGGGAGCCCGAGCGCATCCTCGAGGTCGAGTGGGCTCCCAGCCAGTCCTCCGTCTTCCTGGTCGCCATCCAGGTCGAGGCACTGGACCGCTCCCGGCTGCTGTCGGACGTCACGCGGGTGCTGTCCGACCAGCACGTCAACATCCTCTCCGCGGCCGTCCAGACCTCCCGCGACCGCGTCGCCACCTCCCGCTTCACCTTCGAGATGGGCGACCCGAAACACCTCGGGCACGTCCTGAAGGCCGTACGGGGCGTCGAGGGCGTCTACGACGTGTACCGCGTGACGTCGGCGCGCAGACCGTCGTAACGGCCGGCCACACAGGCTCAGGGGCTCCCGTACGGGTGTACGGGAGCCCCTGAGCGCGTGCGCGTGTGCGGTTCAGCCGCCGAACTCGTGCAGACCCTTCAGGGCCTGGTCCAGCAGCGCCTGCCGGCCCTCCAGCTCACGCTCGAGCTTGTCGGCCTTGGCGTTGTTGCCCTGGGCCCGCGCCTGCTCGATCTGCGAGCGCAGCTTGTCCACGGCGGCCTGGAGCTGACCGGTCAGACCCTCGGCACGCGCGCGTGCCTCCGGGTTGGTCCGGCGCCACTCGGTCTCCTCGGCCTCCTGGAGCGCCCGCTCGACCGCGTGCATCCGGCCCTCGACCTTCGGCCGGGCGTCGCGCGGCACGTGACCGATGGCCTCCCAGCGCTCGTTCACCGTGCGGAAGGCGGCCCGGGCCGCCTTCAGGTCCGTGACCGGCAGGAGCTTCTCGGCCTCTTCGGCCAGCTCCTCCTTGAGCTTGAGGTTCTCCGCCTGCACGGCGTCCCGCTCGGCGAAGACCGAGCTGCGCGCGGCGAAGAACACGTCCTGGGCGCCGCGGAAGCGGTTCCACAGGTCGTCCTCGTGCTCGCGCTGGGCGCGGCCGGCGGCCTTCCACTCGGACATCAGGTCGCGGTAGCGCGCGGCCGTAGGGCCCCAGTCCGTCGAGTTCGACAGCGCCTCGGCCTCGGCGACCAGCCGTTCCTTGGTCCGGCGGGCCTCCTCGCGCTGCGCGTCCAACTGTGCGAAGTGCTGTTTGCGGCGCTTGGAGAACGCCGAGCGCGCGTGCGAGAAGCGGTGCCACAGCTCGTCGTCGGACTTGCGGTCCAGGCGCGGCAGGCCCTTCCAGGTGTCCACCAGGGACCGCAGCCGCTCACCCGCCGCCCGCCACTGGTCGGACCGAGCCAGCTCCTCGGCCTCGGCGACCAGCGCCTCCTTCGCGCCGCGTGCCTCGTCGGACTGCTTCGCCCGCTGCGCCTTGCGCTCCTCGCGGCGCGTCTCCACCAGCGCGACGAGCTTGTCCAGCCGGGCCCGCAACGCGTCCAGATCACCCACCGCGTGGTGCGCGTCGACCTGCTCCCGCAGATGGTCGACGGCGGTCTGGGCGTCCTTCGCCGACAGGTCGGTGGTCTTCACCCGCTTTTCGAGGAGGCCGATCTCGACAACCAGGCCTTCGTACTTGCGTTCAAAGTAGGCCAGGGCCTCCTCGGGGGAGCCCGCCTGCCAGGAACCGACGACCTGCTCGCCGTCGGCCGTACGCACGTACACGGTCCCCGTCTCATCGACGCGGCCCCACGGGTCGCTGCTCACAGCGCCTCCTCCACATGATGCCTGCGGGGGGCTTCGCTACCCCCGGGCATCGTCCACAGTTTCGTCACGGCCAACATAGGCGACCGGCGGGTGGCCTGTCCGCATCCCGCGCGACCGAACTTCCGCTGATGAGGGTCAGGATTTCGTGACGGTGGCCTTGTCGATCACGACCGTCGCGTTGGGTGCTCCGTCGCCCGCTCCGGTGCTCTCGCCCGCGGCGGCGATCTTCTTCAGCACCGTCATCCCCTCGTCCGAGATGGTGCCGAACGGCGTGTAGCTGGGCGGCAACGGGCTGTTCTGGTACACGAGGAAGAACTGGCTGCCGCCGGAGCCCGGCTGACCGGTGTTGGCCATCGCCACCGTGCCCGCCGGGTACATGTTCTCCTTGAGGCTCTTGTCCTTCAGGTTCTCGTCCGGGATGTTGTAGCCCGGTCCGCCGTTGCCCTGGCCCGTCGGGTCGCCGCACTGGAGCACGTAGATCCCGTTGGTGGTCAGCCGGTGGCACGGAGTGTGGTCGAAGTAGCCCTTGCCGGCCAGGAAGTTGAACGAGTTGACGGTGTGCGGTGCGGCCGACGTCTTCAGCGCGATGTCTATGTCGCCGCAGGTCGTGGCCAGCTTCATCGTGTACTTCGCCGACTTGTCGATGGTCATCGCAGGTTCCTTCTTCCAGGTCTGCGTCTTGACCTTGCCCTCGGCCGGCTTGTCGCACGGGTCGGGCGCCTTGCTGCTCGGCGAGGCGCTCGGGGTGACCTCCGCGCTCGCGTTCGTCTTGCTGTCGTCGTCCCCGAGGACCACGCCGGTCGTGTACAGCGCGACACTGCCGATCAGGATCACGCCGAGCACCGACGCGATCGCGGCGTTGCGCATGCGTGCCTTGCGCCGCGCGGAGGTGCGTCGCTGCTGTTGCCGCAAGAACTTCTCCCGGGCGAGCTGACGCCGCCGCTGCTCCTGGGTGACCACCGGGTTCTCTCCTCATGCGTCTTCGTGTGCCGACCGGTACGCGTGGGTGCGATGAGCCGACCGTGGGCGTGTAGCCCCGTACCGTATATGGGTTCGCTGAGGAATCGGCACCGCCGGTAGGCTCTGACCATGGGCGCGGACCGTTCGCAAGCCCACCCGTACCGACACAAACGAAGGACGATCGTGCTCATTGCCGGGTTCCCCGCCGGGGCCTGGGGGACGAACTGCTATCTCGTCGCCCCCGCCGCCGGTGAGGAGTGCGTGATCATCGACCCGGGCCATCAGGCGGCCCCCGGAGTCGAGGAAGCGATCAGGAAGCATCGG
Coding sequences within it:
- a CDS encoding adenine phosphoribosyltransferase, with product MTETTDITELLLSRIRDVADYPEPGVVFKDITPLLADPAAFTALTGALAEVAEHTGATKVVGLEARGFILGAPVALSAGLGFIPVRKAGKLPGATLSQAYDLEYGSAEIEVHAEDLTAGDRVLVVDDVLATGGTAEASLELIRRAGAQVAGLAVLMELGFLGGRARLEPALAGAPLRALLTV
- a CDS encoding peptidylprolyl isomerase, whose product is MVTQEQRRRQLAREKFLRQQQRRTSARRKARMRNAAIASVLGVILIGSVALYTTGVVLGDDDSKTNASAEVTPSASPSSKAPDPCDKPAEGKVKTQTWKKEPAMTIDKSAKYTMKLATTCGDIDIALKTSAAPHTVNSFNFLAGKGYFDHTPCHRLTTNGIYVLQCGDPTGQGNGGPGYNIPDENLKDKSLKENMYPAGTVAMANTGQPGSGGSQFFLVYQNSPLPPSYTPFGTISDEGMTVLKKIAAAGESTGAGDGAPNATVVIDKATVTKS
- the relA gene encoding GTP pyrophosphokinase; the encoded protein is MPDEAQPLTAAKPESASAPAAKPAPSSPQAKNDTRGPIQHAPSAPVDKPADQQPLPKPIPPERDRNAPVVRTPSGQPARSGSSNRVRARLARLGVQRANPYNPVLEPLLRIVRSNDPKIETATLRQIERAYQVAERWHRGQKRKSGDPYITHPLAVTTILAELGMDPATLMAGLLHDTVEDTEYGLEDLRRDFGDVVTLLVDGVTKLDKVKFGEAAQAETVRKMVVAMAKDPRVLVIKLADRLHNMRTMRYLKREKQEKKARETLEIYAPLAHRLGMNTIKWELEDLAFAILYPKMYDEIVRLVAERAPKRDEYLAIVTDEVQQDLRAARIKATVTGRPKHYYSVYQKMIVRGRDFAEIYDLVGIRVLVDTVRDCYAALGTVHARWNPVPGRFKDYIAMPKFNMYQSLHTTVIGPNGKPVELQIRTFDMHRRAEYGIAAHWKYKQEAVAGASKVRTDAPRSSGKGKDDHLNDMAWLRQLLDWQKETEDPGEFLESLRFDLSRNEVFVFTPKGDVIALPASATPVDFAYAVHTEVGHRTIGARVNGRLVPLESTLDNGDLVEVFTSKAAGAGPSRDWLGFVKSPRARNKIRAWFSKERRDEAIEQGKDAIVRAMRKQNLPIQRILTGDSLVTLAHEMRYSDISALYAAIGEGHVSAQNIVQKLVQALGGEEAATEEIDESVPPSHGRGRKRRTNADPGVVVKGVEDVWIKLARCCTPVPGDPIIGFVTRGSGVSVHRSDCVNVDSLSREPERILEVEWAPSQSSVFLVAIQVEALDRSRLLSDVTRVLSDQHVNILSAAVQTSRDRVATSRFTFEMGDPKHLGHVLKAVRGVEGVYDVYRVTSARRPS
- the yajC gene encoding preprotein translocase subunit YajC codes for the protein MSLVTLLPFIVLIGAMFLMTRSAKKKQQQAADMRNQMQPGSGVRTIGGMYATVKEVSEDTVLLDAGPGVELLFAKSSIGAVLTDDEYNRIVHGIEHDLKSDADVVPDDASSLTETDASADDAAAASDGKSVDLGKKDATDEPADEPTAGAASAEAKTDEQPKKSDGGSEAK
- the secD gene encoding protein translocase subunit SecD, producing MVAPKKGKNASAQSKPGRSLALILIAIVALTGGMFASGHTTPRLGIDLAGGTSITLRAVPEAGQESAINKTNMDTAVEIMERRVNGLGVQEAEVQTQGDRNIIVNIPKGTDSKEAREQVGTTAKLYFRPVLATELSGAAATGSPSPSATGGASDKATDKATDKATDGDEASSSPSGSPSASATTQGRAATDALKADPSPSATASDGASPSPSASAGGDDAAAKLQAQYAALDCTVEADRAKAGDGAKPGDSMVACGQNSQGQWQKYILGPAAVDGTDVDKAEAVFNTQTAAGWTVTMKFTDDGAKKFADITGKLAQNQSPQNQFAIVLDNEVVSDPYVSQALTGGSAEISGSFTQEEAQGLANMLSYGALPLTFKEDSVTTVTAALGGDQLRAGLIAGAIGLALVVLYLLFYYRGLSFIAVASLLVSAALTYVIMSLLGPAIGFALNLPAVCGAIVAIGITADSFIVYFERVRDEIREGRSLRPAVERGWPRARRTILVSDFVSFLAAAVLFVVTVGKVQGFAFTLGLTTLLDVVVVFLFTKPLLTLMARRKFFANGHKWSGLDPKSLGAKPPLRRTRRPARPAGHVDPKEA
- the secF gene encoding protein translocase subunit SecF, which gives rise to MGKLGNLGARLHHGEIGYDFVKNRKLWYGISILITITAIVGLAVRGLHMGIEFQGGAVFTTPKNMSASVAQAEDYAEEASGHEAIVQKLGDGSLRIQIGGTDTAQSDRIKEDLADDLNVDAEKINADLVGPSWGDQIANKAWQGLGIFMVLVVIYLAIAFEWRMALAAFVALIHDITITVGIYALVGFEVTPGTVIGLLTILGYSLYDTVVVFDSLKEQTRDITKQTRWTYGEIANRSINSTLVRSINTTVVALLPVAGLLFIGGGVLGAGMLNDISLSLFVGLAAGAYSSIFIATPLVADLKEAEPEMKALKKRVLAKRAQAAAKGEPAENAVDEERYADDEDDEAEDAAPAVVGPRSRPASRNRGRGRPSGKRR
- a CDS encoding DUF349 domain-containing protein — translated: MSSDPWGRVDETGTVYVRTADGEQVVGSWQAGSPEEALAYFERKYEGLVVEIGLLEKRVKTTDLSAKDAQTAVDHLREQVDAHHAVGDLDALRARLDKLVALVETRREERKAQRAKQSDEARGAKEALVAEAEELARSDQWRAAGERLRSLVDTWKGLPRLDRKSDDELWHRFSHARSAFSKRRKQHFAQLDAQREEARRTKERLVAEAEALSNSTDWGPTAARYRDLMSEWKAAGRAQREHEDDLWNRFRGAQDVFFAARSSVFAERDAVQAENLKLKEELAEEAEKLLPVTDLKAARAAFRTVNERWEAIGHVPRDARPKVEGRMHAVERALQEAEETEWRRTNPEARARAEGLTGQLQAAVDKLRSQIEQARAQGNNAKADKLERELEGRQALLDQALKGLHEFGG